The Aspergillus flavus chromosome 2, complete sequence region ATATTGGCTTAGGCTCCCACTATCACTCACCCCTCAAGCGCAACTAGTACTATATTCGATCCACCGATTGATGTCGCCCAAATTCCACGAACTGTAACCTGTGTGGTCTCTGATTCCTGCTTCACTAAGGGAACCTTCTGTAGGATACGGCCTTCGCTCCACTTCCAGACCAGCAAATAATCGTCGCCTCCGCCAGAGATGAGATAACCTGGAGCGTATTGGGGAATGCAGAGCTTGGTGACGAATGCAGTATGGCCCAGGCAATAACCTTCGATAATATGAGCCTGTGGATAGCGAGAGACTCGGATATGCTCATCGCGGTCTCCAGTTAGGATGTAACTGCGCTTTTTACCGAAATTATCATCCTGAGGTACCGTGACAAAAGCCACATCCGTGAGCAATGACACATGGCCAAGTAGCAATTGATGCTGGAAATTCAGgctgttcttttcttcggTAGAGTTTTTTTGACTATAGCGCAACTGCTGTTCCAGAGATTCAAGATTCCGCTTACTATGCACAGTAAGGGGAGTTGCGCTAGGAACCTTTGGCCGATTAGGAAGCTTTGGCGCTACATATGGCTCATTGCCGGGAAGAAGTGGCAGCGAGTAAACATCGCCGAATTTATCACCACAGAGGATTGTGTTACCGTCATCAGTAAGAGCGATACTACATGGCCTCTTTGGCATACATCTGTAGGGAGGGTGAGCACAAACTTTTCGTGCATTCGGCACGGCCGACTAACCTTTCGCTTAGTTGTTCAAGAGTGCCATCATCCTTCAAGCGGAGGACACGAACGCACTTATCTTCTGCAGTGAGCGCAATCACATAATCTCCATTCGAATGCGCAACTAAACAAGGGATGCTGGACCAAGTCGAAGCCTTGACGGTTGACTTGGAAGTTTCAGCAGGTCCCTCCTCGGACGGGGaaacctttctcttcttctctggtgGTGCTTGGTCTTCCGATCCAGTTTCTGTCTCAGTCGCCTTGGAGTTATTTGCATTGCTTGCATCTACATCTTGCGGCCAGGAAGAGAGACGCTGTCCGGTCTCTGCAGCGTAGGAGTAGATCTTGCCCCCAGATGACGCAATAAGAAACCTCTGAGATTCCGCGCCCCGTTTCTCCAGATATTGGAGGCATTGGAGTGGAAGCTGGAAGTTGGCAGCCATGTTGTTATATAATTGGTCGTATAGAGGGTTGACTCGACCACGAATAATGTGGTGTCAGAAAATACAATAACGGATTGTAGTGCTGTGACCAGTAAAGTACATAAGCTACCTTGCGTAGAACAGTAATCAATTAGAGGATCAAAGGAATAGTATCATAAACTTCCAGAAGTATACCACTAAATGCATGCTTGCATGCCCTATCTGATCTCTCTGCGGACATTTTTTTCTGCCGGGCGGAGCTCCACGTGACTACCTCGCTAGCCGAAGCCACAGAGAAACAAAATTTCCCAATTTCGAAGTTCCTTTGATTCTTTTGATCTTCAACGTCACGATTCAAGTCGGACAGCAACACACCTTTAGAACTTATCCCTTGCCCTTAAACATCCTATCTTCACCGAAATAAGGAGACATGGGGGGCAAGTCTGCTACCAAGGCCGCTTACttcgagaagctgaagagccTTCTCGATGAGTACAAGACGGTCTTCATTGTCGGTGTCGACAATGTCAGCTCTCAGCAGATGCACGAGATTCGTGTGAGTCTCCGTGGTGAGGGTGTTGTCCTGATGGGTAAGAACACCATGGTATGTATCTCCATATACCCACGCAATTGACACCGCAATTGACCGTATCATTTCAGGTTCGCCGTGCCATCAAGGGCTTCGTCACCGACAACCCTGAGTACGAGCGTCTCCTTCCTCACGTCAAGGGTTAGTACAGTTCACCAAATAGAGCGACATAGAAATTTTACGTGGACCAATCGCTGACGCGTCACAGGCAACGTTGgtttcatcttcaccaaCGGCGACCTCAAGGCCAccaaggagaagatccttgCCAACCGTGTCGCTGCTCCTGCTCGTGCTGGTGCCATCGCTCCTCTCGATGTCTACGTTCCTGCTGGTAACACCGGTATGGAACCCGGTAAGACCTCGTTCTTCCAGGCTCTCGGTGTCCCCACCAAGATTGCTCGTGGTACCATTGAAATTACCACCGATCTTAAGCTCGTTGAGGCCGGCGCTAAGGTCGGTCCCTCCGAGGCTACCCTGCTGAACATGCTCAACATCTCTCCCTTCACCTACGGTATGACCATCTCCCAGGTCTACCAGGAGGGTCAGACCTTCGGTGCCGATGTTCTCGACATCGAGGAGGAGCAGCTCCTTAAGGCTTTCAGCAGCGCTATCCAGACTGTCACTGCCCTCTCTCTGGCCACCGGCTTCCCCACCCTTCCTGCTGTCATGCACTACCTTGTCAACAGCTACAAGAAGGTTCTCGCTGTCGCTGTCTCTACCGAGATCAGCTGGCCCGAGATTGAGGAGCTCAAGGACCGTATCGCCAACCCTGACGCCTACGCCGCCGCCGCTCCTGTTGCCGGTGCCGGTGCTGCCGCTGGCGGTGACGCTCCcgctgaggagaagaaggaggaagaggaggaggagtcCGACGATGACATGGGCTTCGGTCTTTTCGACTAAACTTCTCGTCTCATTGCGCGGGCTACGACCACCATGTTTTAGATACATTTACGGCCAACCTTGATGGTTGGAAAAAATGAAACGAATCTCATGGacaattttcttttatcttttcaaCTAGATGTGGACGTAGACATACCGTCCACTATCTTCTTGGATTCTACAAGGTGAGCATCTACTTTCTTTTACACTTTCACTATTCATTGCCCTTAACATCACTCCTTGGCGGATGatgatattttttaactCGTAGTCACTGTTGTGGCGTTGAAGATCAAAAACTAGCAACAACAAACACTCTAATTTTTTGCTGACCCGCCTCCCTTCTATCTTGTTCATTACACACGCACCTTTCAGCAACATGGATTGCTAACTGTGATTGCAGCTCATACAGATATATGTGATGTAGTAGTATGTGTTGGATTCGTAGTACCACGATGTTTCTTCACGAGGACCCAGTGCCTGGATCAGGGTCGATTACTGTCTCAGATGAAATATACTGTTAGGTAAGACTCGTGCAGGGGTTATGGGTTCTTATTCAGACACTTATATAGCATCATATGTGAAATGTAACGATGATCTAAACATTCGCTATCATACATTGCATCTGACTGTCCGTTATGACTGcacaatatatatctgtcGTAGTGATAAAAGTAAAGTGGTATACTCGACAAGCAATAGGACGCGCCCAAACTATCTGACATGAAGTGAATAAGCGAAATTAGCTCTGCTTCAGCTACCGTCATCACCACCCCTCCCAAACCGACCACCGAATCCACCCAGGTCCCGACGGAAGAACTTGCCAATATTTTTCAGGTTCTCGTTCAGGTTGCCTGCAGTGGCGTTTTCGGCGGTGCTCTGTAGTTGTGCGAATGGTCCTGGTGATACCGGAGTGGTGGATGTTGATCCTGGGGCACCACCTGCGCCGGGGTTTCCAGTCGAGGACATAGGAGTTCCGAATCGGTCGACACCGTCTTTGGCGGCTGAGATGATAGCAGAGCCCAACATGGATGGGTCGAAGCGGGTGGGGAGGTTGGATGCGCCGATTGAGGCTGCGGCGGTTCCGAGTCCTAGCCCTTGATTTGAAGAGGAGGTGGGTGTGGTTTGAAAGGCTGTGAGAATGGGGTTGCTTTGCTGAAGGTTCGGTGCGTGACGGTCTGATGCACGGTGGATCTGGAAGAGTTCTACGAGCTGGTTTTGCTCTTGTCGACTGCGGATTCCTTTGAGTTCGAGGATCTTGCGGAAGTTCGTGTTGCTGCTGTCTTTGATGTGGATTAAGTATGCTTGCACTAGAGCTTCTGGAGGCGATGGTTGGACTTGGAGAGTCTTGAGGAGAGTCTCGATCTTCATGAAGCTGTTGTTGACACGCTTAACGAAGCTTGCCGGGGCGGGAGCCGGTAAAAGAGATGAGAGGCCGGTTTTGAGTGTGTATCCGTCCAGGAGCATCTATTCAAGAGTTAAACGTCAATACTTTGTACTATATTCTGGCATGCAGATCGAAGGGTGACAACTTACTTGCTCTGCCCCGGTCTCCGAGACCGGCTTGCACAGAAAGATATTTGAAACGAATACGTTTGATATCAACTCTACGACATGATCCGCGAAAGCTCGCGCGTACTGTTGTTTATGCAGCAACTGCAAGATCTCGGAGGACTTGGCATTTAGCTTGGTCAAGAGTTCACTGACGTACGTGCTCTGATCGCTAACACTCTCAAGCCGATTCCAAGGTGTATTGCGCATTTCTCGCCAGGAGGGCTCTAGCTCGACCTCGACCATCCGCACAAGACACCGAACAGCAGCAGACGCGATGCCCATGAATGAATCCGCCTGGCTCTGCAGGTCGACTGACTGTTTCAAATTCTTGTCGAGCCTGCCCTTGATCTTTTCCTCTAGTTGATTGCAGGTGGTGTAGCAGTAATCTGCAGTGTTGAGAACAGAAATGAGGTCCTCCAGAGATGGCACCTTGGATGGAGTAGTGCCGGTAGGCCTCTCACTGATATAGAATAAGAGGACTTGCTGGGCATATTGATCGAGATACTTTGCGAAGACTTTGGCCAAGTCGGCAAGGCTCCCGCCCGTCGAGAGTTTCGCACATTGCTGTAGAGAGAGCCTGTAGAAGGTAAAAAGCTCCGTAGAGGACGCTATCACGATATTGGAATCAAAATCCTCATCTGGCGGTCTGATGGGTTGCTGCCGATATTTCGGTATAAGAGCAGCCAACTGCTTATCTTGAGCCTCAACCCATACGCTTAAATAGGGCTCAAAGGCCTCTGAAATGGCCTGGCCAAAGACAGGTGCTTCAGCCGAGGTGAAAGTGTCGGTGGACGGGCGGGATGGATTGACAAATCGCCGCTCCAAAGTATGCTCAAAATCTAGAGTCTCCTGCAAGCACGAAAGCAATAGGTTGACATCGATTGTCTGCCCATTTCGCACTGAGTGGGAAAGAATGCCCCTGAAATCTTCCCGAGTCCCTTCACAAAATATGTTCGCCAAAATCTCATCAACCCTCCAAGAAATCGGCCATATCGCTGCGTATTCCTCATCGTAGATTTTCAATATACGACGAAACCATGAATACCTCCGCGAGATGTTGTCCAGGGAGCCCGCCTCTTCGTTGTTTCTGAACACCTGTCGATACTCCCGTAGCTGAAAATTGCAATACCAGGTCACCAGCCTGGACTTTGCATGCTCCCCCAAAGCGTCCATTACGAGACAGCCCTCCGAAAGCACGACCCTCTTCTGTCCAACCTCACCCTTAGCAAACGCCAACTCGAAGTCTTCACAGACCTGCTCCAACAGCTCCCGTTGTATATCTGCCACATTTCTACTGAGAAGAGCGATCTGATCAATGGATCGGTACGACTTGAAGTGCGCCATGAGCTGGATAACCGCCTGCAGTAATTGGGCACAGTCCCGGTACTGCCTTGTCTTACCGAGGACACGGAGCTGATCGTATGCCGTCGTCAGCATTTGTAGCCTCTTCAGGGCTGTCATGGATTGCGTGAGGTTCTTCTTTGCATTGTCCAGCTGCTTGATATCCGCCGTCATCTCGGTGATGGCCAGCTCGGTTTTGGACGCGCGGTCGCGCACATCGTCAATCTTCTTGAATAACTCCGTCAAATCTGCCTGAGCAGCCTGTATGCGCTCGACGCTTTCCGCATTCGAGGTGACTTGTTCCTCCACCAGCGCGCCGATCTCGTCATCCAGCTCATCTTCGTAGTCTAGGAGGGACTGGGAAACGTGGGAGACGGAGGACAGCGTGGAGGGGTGGGAGAATATGGTATTTAGGTGGTCAATTGGATCGTAATCCACTATTgcatagataaataaatttcCGTATTAGCGGGAAATCAATCGGCGGGGCTCGTCTGAGAAGTTAATCTCACCTGCGTCGAGAGGATCGAGATCCGCCGCTCCGTTGGAGGGCATGTGgccggaggaggaggaagaggtggTGGTAGACATTCCATTAGCTCTTCAGTTTACACCCAAGGTACATTCTGTGTTGGGATTTCTCAACCATCCACCAGCTCACCTAGGGTAAGAGGGAGAAATCCGAGGACTAAAATTTAAGGAATACAGCGAAGAAGGGCTGAGGACAAAAGTGGTCTTTGCGGGAAGTCGACGATCAAGTCCGGAAAGTTGTAAACGCCGAAAGTCAACCTTAGCGCAACGCGGCTAAATAAGATTGACCTCGAGAGATGACCAGCTGAGCTCCAACTGCCCTCCATGACATAATAACGTTGATCTTACACCCTCCCTTTTACCTCTACTTTTCCTCTACAGACATCTGTGAACGTTGTGTGCTGTTTTTCTGGCCCGTTGGAAGCAGGCTCAGCAAGTGA contains the following coding sequences:
- a CDS encoding late Golgi family protein sorting complex, subunit Vps53 (GARP complex subunit Vps53, putative); amino-acid sequence: MSTTTSSSSSGHMPSNGAADLDPLDAVDYDPIDHLNTIFSHPSTLSSVSHVSQSLLDYEDELDDEIGALVEEQVTSNAESVERIQAAQADLTELFKKIDDVRDRASKTELAITEMTADIKQLDNAKKNLTQSMTALKRLQMLTTAYDQLRVLGKTRQYRDCAQLLQAVIQLMAHFKSYRSIDQIALLSRNVADIQRELLEQVCEDFELAFAKGEVGQKRVVLSEGCLVMDALGEHAKSRLVTWYCNFQLREYRQVFRNNEEAGSLDNISRRYSWFRRILKIYDEEYAAIWPISWRVDEILANIFCEGTREDFRGILSHSVRNGQTIDVNLLLSCLQETLDFEHTLERRFVNPSRPSTDTFTSAEAPVFGQAISEAFEPYLSVWVEAQDKQLAALIPKYRQQPIRPPDEDFDSNIVIASSTELFTFYRLSLQQCAKLSTGGSLADLAKVFAKYLDQYAQQVLLFYISERPTGTTPSKVPSLEDLISVLNTADYCYTTCNQLEEKIKGRLDKNLKQSVDLQSQADSFMGIASAAVRCLVRMVEVELEPSWREMRNTPWNRLESVSDQSTYVSELLTKLNAKSSEILQLLHKQQYARAFADHVVELISNVFVSNIFLCKPVSETGAEQMLLDGYTLKTGLSSLLPAPAPASFVKRVNNSFMKIETLLKTLQVQPSPPEALVQAYLIHIKDSSNTNFRKILELKGIRSRQEQNQLVELFQIHRASDRHAPNLQQSNPILTAFQTTPTSSSNQGLGLGTAAASIGASNLPTRFDPSMLGSAIISAAKDGVDRFGTPMSSTGNPGAGGAPGSTSTTPVSPGPFAQLQSTAENATAGNLNENLKNIGKFFRRDLGGFGGRFGRGGDDGS
- a CDS encoding 60S ribosomal protein uL10, with product MGGKSATKAAYFEKLKSLLDEYKTVFIVGVDNVSSQQMHEIRVSLRGEGVVLMGKNTMVRRAIKGFVTDNPEYERLLPHVKGNVGFIFTNGDLKATKEKILANRVAAPARAGAIAPLDVYVPAGNTGMEPGKTSFFQALGVPTKIARGTIEITTDLKLVEAGAKVGPSEATLLNMLNISPFTYGMTISQVYQEGQTFGADVLDIEEEQLLKAFSSAIQTVTALSLATGFPTLPAVMHYLVNSYKKVLAVAVSTEISWPEIEELKDRIANPDAYAAAAPVAGAGAAAGGDAPAEEKKEEEEEESDDDMGFGLFD
- a CDS encoding guanine-N(7)--methyltransferase subunit trm82 (Transfer RNA methyltransferase 82), which translates into the protein MAANFQLPLQCLQYLEKRGAESQRFLIASSGGKIYSYAAETGQRLSSWPQDVDASNANNSKATETETGSEDQAPPEKKRKVSPSEEGPAETSKSTVKASTWSSIPCLVAHSNGDYVIALTAEDKCVRVLRLKDDGTLEQLSERCMPKRPCSIALTDDGNTILCGDKFGDVYSLPLLPGNEPYVAPKLPNRPKVPSATPLTVHSKRNLESLEQQLRYSQKNSTEEKNSLNFQHQLLLGHVSLLTDVAFVTVPQDDNFGKKRSYILTGDRDEHIRVSRYPQAHIIEGYCLGHTAFVTKLCIPQYAPGYLISGGGDDYLLVWKWSEGRILQKVPLVKQESETTQVTVRGIWATSIGGSNIVLVALEGSSNLQCFVLGSDGTLKPQDPIEMSGNVLDVAIMEKDSTIVVSVDCIREKGSTHEWRASPTSPSNLIESFRVKPGTENLEWEPVTESLVTNINMGGSSGIPADADTKQRKELNDVLYSLGNLRKKHGEDD